agttctcgcagttgaagaaaaatgtaaaaataatcatggatatttctgcctttaaaatttcgtcatattaaattttaaaggccgaaatatccatgattattaattatttttacatttttcttcaactgcgagaactaatcactaactagacgtgaatttaaattctttacttgccaatacttgtttagttacccagattaaagccgaaacaaaatgtatgaaaatggaccttgagctaccaccttaagagtTTCTTCTGAAGTTCACGATAActtattaatttctaataattgaTATACAGTTAACGGATGTTGTCAGTTAAACGGCCAGTTAAAACTAATTAACTGAAGACCGTTCTTCGCTAATTGGTAACGGGACAGTTAAACtctttttaagttatttattacgaGCATTGTAGACAGCAAGTGCACTTAAATGGTTTACtctgaaaaataattcaaaatttggTTTATggaagttattttataaaatttaccgggggtaggtatctcatatgtgagagtccgcctgggtaggtaccaccgcagtgtctatttctgccgccaagcagcagcgtgtagtcactgttgtgttccggtttgaagaacattgtagccagtgtaactactggacataataagacttaacatctcatgtcttaggatggcgagcgcagtgggataccgaacaatactttgtagttcaaagttttggatggtgtttctactgtttatgcgcggtcgtatcgcttaccatcaggcaaacggaaagctcgtttcgtcattcaaagcaaaaaaataaatcaaaattatatccaCATATCCCTTTAATCCCCGAGGGGGTAGGCataggcgcaactgatgcacccacCCACCCGtgcgtatttcgtcccatgacgtCATGggtgagcctattgccatattgggtacaaattccatTTCGCGGGCTGTTACTGTGATAAACCCAATAAAACTATGCCCAACCCGAGATCGAACCtaagacttcagcactgcagtcataataaatacaacatgTCGTGTATTTAGCAGTTCCTCAAGGGAATCCGTAAATTTGTATGACAAAAGAAAGTGACTTTAGTATTACAAACTAAAATTTTTTGTTTGGTGTAATAACTGTGTCTAGCGGTCGAATGGTAAAATTAAGTTTGTCAAATTTGAACTAACTAATTGAATCTATAAGTTTGTACTGAACCTgcggtgcgcgagtccaactcgctgTTGTccggtttttgttttattatctcaAGATTCAACCGAGAATTTACTTGTTTCATAACTATATTTCCCACAATAGCATCAAAGAttgtaattttatgacatttaaattaactacaattagtttaataaaacatttattacgtGTAGGAAGAACGAGAAGCGTGGAAATATGGTCTTGTACTTGAAACAAATAGAGGTCATTCTAAAAATAACTAGATTTTGACCTTGACAAGAATTCTGTAACTTTTTAGGCTATGGAATATTTCTGCATAATATGAATCTGGATTCAAAAATTGTACTAAGTATACACACAATATTATAGATTCGCCCGATAGCTGACGAAATGTGTGTGGGTGgttcctctgcctacccttggaTAGGGAAAAATGCGTGATcctatgtattgaaaatattgtgaTTTGTCCTTTCCAGGTGCTGAGACCCGAACCTTGGGGTCCAATACGGCAGACGCATTCAATAGAAGTACAatgtaagtattgtttggttagTCCATTTGGTTAATTGTAAAGCTcctaaagccgttggtcctagcctgatctctctccggtcatgtcggattgccgtctcacctgactatgagaatgaaggaacagagagtgcttttGTATTGCacaaacttgtgcactataatacctactacgtggctgatctccgttgagattggccgtcgaGGTCGAAATTCGGATAGGATGGAatcaataattttgttgttcAAACGATATCTCCTTCAAATTGTTAAGATGTGGAAGTCTTACAGCTACATAACCTTAATAGCATTAGGATAGTTAACTAAAAGCCAATAACAAGTCAACAAGTCTTCAATATTTCTATAAGGTGGTCAAGTCTCTACCTTATAGAAATATTGTAAGGGTGGACAGCACCCAACATAGAAACGTCTTTGCCTACCGTAAAAAAAGTTTAGTCAGCATCCATCCTAGAATCCTCTTTGTTCACCCTAGGAAAAGTCTTGGGCTTACAAGGTCCTCTCGTGATACGAACCTTTCGTTGAAATCGCCGAAATTTTTGGTACCCCCAGCTATCCCACTTGAAAGCCCTATGTCAATTGTTCATAATTAGGTAGTACGCCTGTCTTAGAAGGAGAAATTGACAGCACCTAACCAATATTAAGATTAGGTAGAAATTTGCCTGAATTCTGGTACAGGACAAAACTGACGCTACCGCCTGCACCTATAcccatttaaattgtttattcgCTACAATAACATAATGGAGCTGATTAAAGAATTCGTCGCGGTGGGTGTctcattacatatttattgcaatagtTTACTTGTGCTATATTTGTTCTATTTAGACTGCATTATAGTCTATTTCATCTACGAAGATGCCTCCCTCTTCAATCCCTGATCGCTTACAGTGTGAGCAGTATGTGTACACACGCATACTACGATGGATGGCGTCAGAGAAAGTGCTTAATCGACCCCTTTACCTTACAACATTTCCGCTTAAAATGTGGTGGGGTGCATCTTCATGGATGACCTATTCCTCCATTTGTAATCACAAATACTTACAGATACTGGATACTTTTGCGAGCTAAATCCAGAGACAAATGATTTAAACTTCTTTAAAGTTCAAAAAGTGAATCAATGAaaagacatttttatatcaGCACTGACACAtaaattttttgcaaataaagaCACTAAACAGTACGGTTGATTGCAACATCTAAGTTTCAAGTAGAGCATGTTCGTTAGGCAGTGAACTTTTCGTTGTTTTTGCTATATATTATGATGAAGCGTCAGATAGATAAAGTTTTAGTAGGCATTTTCTCAAAGAAAACCTCCACGAACTGATATCttgcttattttttatgagtgagATCTGCGAAGATCCAAACACCCAATCTAATACGGCCTAAtgcatacataataattattctgaTATTATAGGCTCATATCAATCAATATTGGGACTCTTTTGTCCATTATGAGTGCctgctataataaaaatataattaacagaTCCTCCTACAGTCAAGACGGTTCCAGAAGATGGATTCTTGGAGGTCCGTAAAGGGGAATATGTCGACATTGGCTGCGAGACCACGGGCACCCCAGCACCTATAGTGGACTGGAGGAAGAACGTAAGTATACCATTTACCGTATAAGTATTTCTTAACATcatcataacataatattaacgccatgtcaaaggggtaggcagagactatagattgccactttccTCAATTCTAGCACATTGTTTCTTTTCCTCCAGTTTCACCTCTTTTCACGCATTCTCGTCGCtttagagtttttttttcttttaacaaaaatgaCGGATATCTGACATTCCATGCCTATGCACTATGAATCATTATTCGAATCCTTGTCGGTCTATATTTTTAGACCTAAGTAAGTGTACAACTATGAAAACAACGTTGTCCCCAGGGTGAGCCCATGGCCCTGCTGGAGCACCGCGCTCGCATCAGGTTCAGGGCTGAACATCGTCTTCTTGCCGGGGTTTATGAGTGTACAGCTAATAATGGAGTGGGGGACCCAGTGAGAGCTGCGATACGAGTCGTTATACATGGTGAGTTGTGTGATGATGAaacgaaatgaaatgatttattttataatgttatacattatttagattccgtcaatattaactctaccaccagttcggaaaacagttctcaccagagaagaacgggcaagaaactctggtgttgctcttttcaaaatcagtttaaggtatagactaaagtacatgataaagagaagaatacaattgtttttgtttattgttgtttatagcTGTTCATTAATATGCTCGCAAAATAAGGAATAAACTAGTTACTGGACTAGTTCTATTATTATTGGTCTAGGGTTATACAAATCCTGTCATCAACTGCACTTTTGAACTTTTCCTTTCCCTTCCGACTTCAATAATGTCACTAGAATGAGAAAACAGTTCCTAAGATCATTTGATCTGTACACTAATCTTTTAACACCATGAAAATGCTGGGGTAAACAATTTCAGACCGATTGCCAATGAAACCATTATATTGATTCCAATAGTTGATGACACTTCCTTTCTCGAATAGGGTAGATATATATAACtctttattgaattaaatgGAAGTCCAGATATTCTCAATATTCCGTTCACAGATGCACCAGTGGTGACAGCGGAGAAGACCTTCATCCACACAGCTATAGGCCTCCGAGCGGCTTTGTCTGCTAAAGTGGAGTTCTCTGTACCACCAGCTCGCACCGCGTGGTACAGAGACGGAAGGCCGGTCAAGACTGATGACAGGTTTGTAGTTTTATAaatgcatggcaaagtgacccaaaCCTGATGGtaggtaagtggagtggggtctaatactGTCAACTGACGAAAGGTGGTGTATGAAATGGTGTAAGTGAATGGGTTTCTTTTGAGCAAGCGTGGTTCACCTTAGGCCGCATCATCGCTATACATGACATGGAGAGTGGTTACAAGTtacaacaggcataattgtttTGACTATCGAGGGGAATCAACTCGGCAGCCGACATTCTaagactccactccacttactatcagatgccGTAGGGTCATTTTGTCGGGGACGTACCATATAATAGTGAGCAAGCAAATTATGGTctcactaaaaacaaaaatttacggCATTTGGtatcttgatttttttaaatacggcTTTTTCCAGGGTCCTAATAATAGCGCAAGAGAACGTCCATCAACTGATATTCCGTAACGTGAGGAAATCAGACCTGGGCAACTACACCTTCAGGGCGGAGAACCAGCTCGGCATGGCGGACGTGGCTTTCAAGTTGACTGGTCAGTGGTAGCAtcgtaatataatatcagctctgtattatatactgtccttcTGCTGgacctcctgtactactgagagggattaggtcttagtccaccacgctggcctagtgcggattggtagacttcacacaccctcaaaattcctatagagaacttctcaggtatgcaggtttcctcacgatgttttccttcaccgttaaagcaagcgataattcataaagaataaacacataattttagaaaagtcagaggtgtgtgcccctgggttttgaacctgcgaacgaCCGTCACAATTGTGACCAATAACATGGGCTACATGTTTAAAATTaggttcaataaaatttaaaaatactggtggtaggtctctcatatgtgagagtccgcctgggtaggtaccaccgcaatgtctatttctgtctcCAAGCacgtatgtagtcactgttgtgttccagcttgaaggacattgtagccagtgtaactactggacataagacttaccatctcatgtctcaggatggcgagcgcagtggaataccaaacaatactttgtaattcaaggtgttggtgtttctactgtttatggtcgtatcgcttaccatcaggcgaacggcaagctcgtctcgtcattcaatgcaataataATACTGCCTTGTTGCAGGCGTGCCTAATGTGGCGTCGTTCAAAGTCGACGCGACTCTCAACAAGGCGACGTCGACCAGCTTCACGCTCATCTGGGAGGTGGATTCTTACTCCACTATAATTGGTATGATGGTGTTTAGATCTTATTAAATCGCCATAAGAGTTATTTTGGAActgatttcactttttttatatttttgagacTAAATGACAATTGACTcaacatagctggcgaaattTTGTGATATTACTTACACCTCTGTTTATCCCTGAAAAGAAGGTGTGATGCAGAACTGCGGCAATGTAGTCACGGGATAGAACCCCGAGTCGGGTATTGCTATTAGGTATTCTGCTCATTatctggagtctagaatttgtgttcaatatgcctatccccccccccccccccctgccACCTCTCtaccatcacatcatgggtcagGTCAGGTCCATCTGACGCGAAAAAATTGCACTAGTCTACCTTTATGGGGATAAAAGGTATATGGAAGGCTCATTAtagctcaaaatatttttagaatataatcTATGGCTGCGTCCGTACTACGGGCGGCTGGTGACACCGGAACCGGACGCGCTCACCACAGAACAGCCCGCCAACCTGTGGAGCAAGATCATCGTGCCGGGAGACTCCAGGGATggtaaatattatcttaatatatatcagccctgtattatatgctatcccactgctggagctcctctactgagagggattaggccttagtccaccacgctggtctagtgcgggtacacttcatacaccctcgaaattcctttaaagaacttctcgggtatataatatctatgtatttgtaattacatatttatgatagatatattttaatacttaattattttatctatggtatatataccttaaataaaatatttcattattatatctatGGTATACATgccatagataaatattttactttacagGTACTATCTTAGTATATTGACGTGTACCTATGTTTTATCTCTGCACCAActcaggttgactggtagagcaTGCCTCTGGGATTAAGTTCGCCTTAAATGATATgtatgaagtaaataaataaaataaataaatccgtGATCTATATTGTAACGTTGCTGTTATGTGcccttttgtaaatatttttaatttcaggtCCAATACACAGTGCGCTGTACACGGTGCGAGGTCTGACGCCGTCCACTGTGTACGAAGCCATCGTCACCTCTAGAAATAGGtgctgaattatttatttttgaagtttaAATGAAAATAGTGCATAATAAGGCTATATGATATGTTTTTGATGCtagattttacacaaatcaaTATAACAGTTTTTATCAGATAACCTTATAtttaggtattgctcgcggttttACCCACATAAAGgagtttttctgggatagaaagtagcctattaCCTTTCCAGGGtcctaaactatctccataccaaatttcataaaaatccgttgagtagattttgagaaaactaccgaagcgatcttgaaaaaaaatttatgggaccaatctggagagaaattctttggaataaaaaaagaattttccaaatcggttcataaatgagcgagttctgaggtaacaaaaatagaaaaaaaaaatcacgtcgaattgataacctcctcctttttttgaagtcggttaaaaatcgataacatacagacagaaaaagggactgttttataatacgtatagatTTTGTCTATGATCCCTTGATAAATGTTGGATAgcccaacactaaaatatttttcaatttagtcCAGTGGTTCCcaaaaatttgattaaaacaaactctccagctttatataataggtTTATGTTTCAGATTCGGTTGGAGCAAACCTTCAGCGGTTTTACATTTCGCAACAGAACCAGGAggtaattcatttattattatttatttatttaaactctttattgtacatcaaaaccataaagaaaaataaatatacaacagagaTGATGAAATAACaggaaatacaaattataattataattatctgttatatttatattgttaagttgtACCTTTACTTATCTTGAATTATAGGTAATTTTGATCATGCTTATGAGGCAAACTTGAAGAATAAATAACTTTCAACTCGTCCAGTAGACctctttattttagattttttatgccAGTAAAATGATTCTGGCACATCGGTCTTTGGGACTGTTTTAGGCGCTGGAACTTTTTTAGTAACGTGCTCTGTGGAATCTCATGGAATGTTGACGCTATGATTTAACTTAATGATTTTGTtgatgtgaaaaaatatttattatataaaaataaagacgtttattgtttattcacactaaacataaattatacctagtaagtataatatttataaaaagaaatcaaatagtaattaaatattttaaaaataaaaaataatacactaaTAGCTTAACAAGTATAACAGGCAGTGTGTACCTACTGAATAGTTAATATCGACTATAATTCTAAACTATTTTgatctagaaaaatatttacttattaagtatataaaaataaagaaagaaagacgtttattgtttattgacactaaacataaattatacctaattatggtatttaaaaaaactaaaaaataaaaaaaaagaaatcaacaAACAGCCTAAATGCGTACCTACTGAATATATCGACTGTAATTTCAAACTATTTGTAACAGCCGGTCGTACCAAACCATCGACAATGGACTACATGGACATCACTCCGACGTTGGAACACATAGAGTCCGAACCTCACAACATGTCGCAAGCTCAAGTTTCCGAACGTTACGACGAACTGACAAATGGCGGAGCGCGGGAAACTGTCGCCGCCATCTTTGTTTTAACattacttgtttattttagGTGAACCCACTTGAAATTGGTATAATGTACGATTGCCATGTactgggtcattttgaaattgttacTAAATGacacatacttatctatttggaaataacacttaataataagtaactgtaaaataaaaaagtgtaagattcgaataaaatgaa
Above is a window of Manduca sexta isolate Smith_Timp_Sample1 chromosome 2, JHU_Msex_v1.0, whole genome shotgun sequence DNA encoding:
- the LOC115452898 gene encoding neuronal growth regulator 1 isoform X1, with product MYKIINTVLIILLHNSVHCEKHFKSVPVTVKTYENDTVLLPCYVNDEESKFNVRWYKDTTLLGDSGDPHHVPPRVRMHANYSLQVDSLVADDTADYTCEVLRPEPWGPIRQTHSIEVQYPPTVKTVPEDGFLEVRKGEYVDIGCETTGTPAPIVDWRKNGEPMALLEHRARIRFRAEHRLLAGVYECTANNGVGDPVRAAIRVVIHDAPVVTAEKTFIHTAIGLRAALSAKVEFSVPPARTAWYRDGRPVKTDDRVLIIAQENVHQLIFRNVRKSDLGNYTFRAENQLGMADVAFKLTGVPNVASFKVDATLNKATSTSFTLIWEVDSYSTIIEYNLWLRPYYGRLVTPEPDALTTEQPANLWSKIIVPGDSRDGPIHSALYTVRGLTPSTVYEAIVTSRNRFGWSKPSAVLHFATEPGAGRTKPSTMDYMDITPTLEHIESEPHNMSQAQVSERYDELTNGGARETVAAIFVLTLLVYFR
- the LOC115452898 gene encoding neurotrimin isoform X2, coding for MHANYSLQVDSLVADDTADYTCEVLRPEPWGPIRQTHSIEVQYPPTVKTVPEDGFLEVRKGEYVDIGCETTGTPAPIVDWRKNGEPMALLEHRARIRFRAEHRLLAGVYECTANNGVGDPVRAAIRVVIHDAPVVTAEKTFIHTAIGLRAALSAKVEFSVPPARTAWYRDGRPVKTDDRVLIIAQENVHQLIFRNVRKSDLGNYTFRAENQLGMADVAFKLTGVPNVASFKVDATLNKATSTSFTLIWEVDSYSTIIEYNLWLRPYYGRLVTPEPDALTTEQPANLWSKIIVPGDSRDGPIHSALYTVRGLTPSTVYEAIVTSRNRFGWSKPSAVLHFATEPGAGRTKPSTMDYMDITPTLEHIESEPHNMSQAQVSERYDELTNGGARETVAAIFVLTLLVYFR